From a region of the Zingiber officinale cultivar Zhangliang chromosome 4B, Zo_v1.1, whole genome shotgun sequence genome:
- the LOC121974939 gene encoding CDPK-related protein kinase-like: protein MKSRQSLLDRLCEGGELLERILSRGGRYSEEDAKAIVIQILSVIAFFHLQGVVHRDLKPENFLFTTRDENAQMKLIDFGLSDFVKPVYKSQVLQS from the exons ATTATGTGAAGGTGGAGAATTATTAGAAAGAATTTTATCCAG AGGTGGAAGGTACTCAGAGGAGGATGCAAAAGCTATAGTTATTCAAATACTGAGTGTAATCGCCTTTTTTCATCTTCAAGGTGTTGTGCATCGTGATTTAAAGCCAGAG AATTTTCTTTTCACCACTAGAGATGAAAATGCTCAGATGAAGTTGATTGATTTTGGCCTTTCCGATTTTGTTAAACCAG tttacaaatctcaagtactccagagttga